TGAGCTCTGGGGAGAGGTGGTAAGAGAGGGAGCAGAGTTGATGATACACCAGGAGTTGTTAACTGATTCAGTGGCTGGTGGGACTGTTGAGTTTGTGAGTTTTGAGACGAGAATTTAGGTGGGTTGGGGTTCTGAAGAGACGGAGAGTTGGGGTTTGGCAGGCCTAACCTGGCTGGGGACTGCACAATCTGGTGGGGAATACTTTGTAGCATTTTCGAATGTTTTTCCGTTACAAGAACTCCTATAAACAAGACAACAGTAAGTGCATGTTTCTAATATGGCCAAAAGgaagaagatagaaaaaatcaatattacaCAAATTAATGTTCTCTTGAACTCCATCGGAAACATTAACTCAATCATGTTATCAAACATTACCTACCAAGGAATTAAATAAACAGGATATCCAAATTCAGCATATATCAACCCCCTTCATATTCATCACATATCAAAAAAAGATGACAATTCATATTTGGCACATAAGTACTTAATAAAGAAATGCATGACAATTGTAGTTCTAAATGCAATCACATAATCTTAATTTAAGAAATCAAGTTCTAAGGTAGAATACAACCTCGTGCGTCAAAAAGGTCTCGATCAGGTATACATCCTACTCCTGCATCCTAGGGTTTAGTGTATATTACCCATCTTCCTTGGACAAGCCCTTTAATTATCTCCCTTTAGTATAAATCTTATGTCACATTCCATACAGAAGTACTTACTCATTTTAATTCTTTCGTAATACGTTTAAGTTCAAACTACATAAAAGCCTAGTACcaaaaacaatcaaatatttaaactaCATATGTTGCTagcaaaatttaatttactttatgaATGATGTATCATTGTAACACAtgtagaagaaaatgaagaacatGAAAGTATGTAGCTTTCCACATCGCATAATAGCTCCTGTTTGTACTGAATATGTATCACGTAAGAGAAGATAGAAATAATAGACATATACCAACAACCACATAGACATGTACAGAGCATAAGAAGCTTTAACATACTTTAATGAGCTTTTATTTAAGAACAATTAGCATGGGCATGGGTAACCGAACCAACGTGTCAGTTAACCGACCAAGGGAAGTTGCCGAACCAAGAAGGTTTCGCTTAGTCCACTAACCAATCGGTTCTCGGTTCTCGGTTCCTCTAATTGTAACTGAAATCCCTGCAAAAAGAAAGTTCGATCGCTTGCTGGATTACACAATCTGATTTTACTTCTCTAGAGCTCGGAATGCTACTATACAGTCTATAAAATCTGAATTCATTGCAATGTGCATCAAATAGTAATTTTTGGACATAGTATATCTTAATGGTGTGAAAATTTGGGTTAAATTTCTATGTTATGCAACCAAATAGTAGTTTTGCATCAGCATTCAACAGATTCAACACTCAACAGATTGCATCGTCTCACGTCTGAGTCGCTCTGTGTTGTTCAAATTAAAGTTGCGAGATAGAGAAAACtggaaaagagaaaagggaAGAGACTGTACCGTTGAGGACTAGACTCCGACTATCCGACAGGACGACGCAGGCGAGGCGGTGgcgaagagaaagagaagagaatCAATGAAGGATTTGATCAGATTCAGAAGAGGTGAATTTAGGGATTTAGTGCGGTCTCGGGTTCTTCATATAGAAGCATTTGATTTAGGGATCAATACAGAAATAGagttaatcaaattaaaatggagaacaaatagtaaattaaaaattaattgattttttagttaatCGATTACAGCAactgttactccctccgttccccgAATAAGAGTTACTAATTTTCCTTTTGGTCGATCCCCAATTAAAAGTagcactttatttttaccataaatggtaagtaggttcaacgttccactaactcgtttcactcacattttattataaaaccaattttcaaaaagtgggtctcacattccactaatttttttaaccaacttttttttacattgtttaaaactcgtgcccagTTAAAGTGTTAGTCctaattggggacggagggagtatttgatgTAATCACGCCGCACATCCCCTAAATGTGATTATCGATTATCCATTTACTATTTACCATTGACCTTAATTGATTCAATGAACGATTAATCGATAACTATTTACCATGACTAAGCATAACATAGAAAATGACTACATATTCCTTTGTCAACTTGttagaaaatataatcaattaGGCTATGCATATGAAAGTTTTACGAGACTACAAGAAATGACACAATATTTAGTGCCCAGCTGACGAAGTAAaaaggatttaaaaaaaaaaagtgattgataTATTGTCAGTAAAAAATAAGtttcatattattaaaaaaagaaaaaaatttcttaatcatAAGGGACaagccaaataaaaataaattcttttttaaaagacggaggtagtacatCGTGggctaaaataaaaataatttctatttaaaagacggaggtagtacatCATAGGAGTGCATCAGTACGGTATAATATAGAGTACTAAAATTATCTTATCAGATTTAGTATTGATAAAAACCATACTTTCATCTTAACAAAATTTTCTATATGACCAATtccaatatcaatattttacacatttttgatatattgtatagaaatttggtactcccttcgtcccggagaagttggcacactttcctttttagtttgtcccataaaagatgtcacattttcctttttggaaaaagttatctctcacatgaatataaaaattatattttctctctccatttacatacaaaacaaaacctcctaaaattccatgtcattttcaaactatgccaacttctctgggacggagggagtagtatattaaaattttacaacaTACCAccattagtattatattataactatatttgatatgtaaaaatatatttgatatttattatatattcccTTTTTACTGTATATATGGATCTCAGTatagatatttatatagatAATATAGTAAATTCTGGTATATGCTAGCAACGTTactaaaattcatatcgttatcttactgaaattttttagtaaaatattatactccattttatcACAAATCGTGATACTTTACTGAAAATTAtggtataccaaaaatttagtatttttgttCGTTACGATAATTccgatatatttttatttcaataatttttcctACCCCAAATTCGAATTTCATGAAAAAGTCATAGAACtctttcattaacttttttagaATTTCTTAAAGAATGTATATTTCGTACAACTTGAATGGTAATTATGCGCATAATAAAACCAGAATTACATCTTCATCCAATCCAATACACCTCACAATTCGGTTCCAGCGCATAAGcgaaattgatatatttaggACTAAAATGAACTTAATCCAGTATTTATATGTTAATTAgtgtttaaattattaattaaattaaaatcatttggatagttattaattagattaaaatCATTTGATAGTCATTCTTAAAGCCTAAAAGGTATCATCACTTTAAAGCTAATAATAGATggctttttaatttatatgtttattatgCACATGAATCATCTCAAAGGGTTTACAAGAGttaattttgagttattttttgaAGAGCTTTTTGGCCCGATTAGCCGAACAGGTAAACCCAAAATCCTGAAAGGTTAGGGTTGTACTTAAATTTTAAGCCTTGAAAATGTACAACACGAATAGCCCAACAACCCGACTGGATTGGCATGATTGACTTCTCTACACGTCACAGTTGAAGAAACCTTAAGAAAAGCACACCAAAAATTGTACATCCTGATGAATAAAAAACAAGCATCTCTCTCTCTGGCTCTCTCAACACAAACGGGCAAGATAAAGCAAGCCTCTATGGGTTATTTGAatatcaaaactaaaaatcaagTCTTTTTAATGTCGCCCTGCTAAATAAAGCTCTCTCCTCAATGCTTTGGGGCTCTTGGAATATCAAGATCCCGGAAGACGGGGCTGTCGACTCCAACTCCCATCGCGTTAAGTCCATTGTCGACATAGACAACAGCTCCAGTGATGGCCGATGCCAGAGGAGAAGACAGAAAAGCAGCAGTGTTTCCCACCTCATCTGTCCAATTCAAACGTCAAGCATAGCATTAAATACAAGAATTAGACACCATCTCACAAGTCCTATAGCTCGCCTCCCGTTTCTAGGGACAAGGAGGATTTCAAACACATGCTATTTTCTAAAACAAAATGAGTTGCAGAAGAAAGTAACTGTTTCTAGGGACAAGGAGGATTTCAAACACATGCTATTTTCTAAAACAAAATGAGTTGCAGAAGAAAGTAACTCACCGGCAGTAAGCTCCTTCTGCAAGGGCGCGTTCTCTAATGAGTAGTTGATCATCATGTCAATAAAGCCGATGGCTTTTGCAGCCCTGCTTCCTAACGGGCCTGAAACATGTCAACGTGTAACTATTGATTGTACGAACAGACTGAGAGAGTCCCAACAatgttacaaaataaaaaacagttGCTTCAATACCTGCGGATATGGTGTTGACTCTCACGCCGTGTTTTCGCCCAGCTTCAAAAGCAAGTACCTAAAACGAAGCGTATAGTTGTCACAACATCATGGTGGTGTGAGAAGAGATGAATAAGGGAAGACTAAGAAGTCGGAGAACTAACTTGTGTGTCACTCTCAAGAGCAGCCTTTGCAGAGCTCATGCCACCACCATATCTGCAAGAAAGGAACGATGTTATACAATGAAAGGAAGTAGTTTAGACTAATATCACACTGGAGAAATCAAGGGCATCCGTACCCTGGTATTATCCTCTCGGATGCAATGTAAGTCAAAGAAATCGTGGCACCACCTGCCAACAGGTTAAAAATCAGTAACAGTAATGAAATGAGTCAAATCAATCTGCAAAAATGATGCACATACCTGGATTGATGATGGGCAGAAAATGTTTGAGAAGGGAAACAAAGGAATAGCTCGATGCAGATATGGCTGCAAGATAACCGTTTCTTGATGTTTCAAGAAGAGGCTTAGTAACCTACACGACATTTTAGGATAAACAGTAATTTCAAGCaactaaaaaattactccctccgtccccgaaaGGTATGATCATTTGGTtcggcatgggttttaatgcataattggtaaaatatgaaagagatagaaagaaaaagtttttaaagtattgttagtgaagaatgggtcccacctcattagaaataaaggagtttccaaaattagaaagggacggactaaaaaggaaataattcatagttcatataggagtacttttcagggacggagggagagtAAGTAAAAGACAGAAAATGGAGGGCAAATGAGATCATTACCTCCGGGCCGTTGGCAAGTGAATGCACAAGAATATCAATGGACCCAAAATCCTGTTTCACTGATTCAGCAACTTCCTGCAAGACAATACCGATCAAGTGGACTAATTATTTAACAACACAACGAATAGGACAAAAAAGTTCAGGTTCAGCTTCTAATGCCATTTTCTGCTTTAGGCAAGAAAGCATAAATAAAAAGGACATTCTTTATGGGgaaaatgaagatgaagaaagtgCAATGGGGCTAAGACCTTCACAGTCCAATTAGAAGAGCCAGCGTAGCgcttatttgttttgatctgCACCgtggtaaaaataaattagtagacGTGAGAAATTCAACATGTTTAGTATCATGGATAAAATTCTTCTCACGTCTTCTGGAACATCCTCAGGAGAGTCAAAAACTGCATCCAATGGGTAGACTTTAGTAATTTCCATCAAAGAACCATCCGGCAgcctaaaataaaatgtccCAAGACTGTCAATAGACAACCTTAAGGAAGATTAAGTATATTTCTCAACAGACACAAGAGGTCATTTCTTACAAGCGTGACTCATCAAACTTTCCTCGTCGTAGACTGGTCTCAAAGATATTTAGGGCCTAACATTGTTGGTGTTCATTAGTAATAAACAATAATTTCAGAAGTAAAGACGACGCTGAAACACTAAGTTCTTGTACTTACTGGAACCCATGTCCCAACAAGAATTTCAGCACCTGCAGCAGCAAGAGATTTTGCAATCGCCCATCCATACCCATTATCATCAGCTATACCGGCAATAAATGCCCTCTTACCTGCATATGATACGACGTTTGTTACTTGTTAGTGACTAACCTAATTCACTAGCCTAAATAATTCGTATTCGTATTGGAAACGAAGAGAGTCCATCAATATGAGACCCCAACATAGGGATCATGAAAAGAAACATTCGATGTAAAATAGAGATAAGGTCCAACCTCTCAGATCAATGGGCAATCCCGGCAAAGTTTGTTTATCACCTCCAGCAGCCATTGCTTTTACAGCATGCCTTTCGGACTTCGAAGCATTGCTGTGGCAGTTCTTATAGAAGGTCTGTGTGGCAGATAAAAACGTTGAACTCCTAAGCTTTGTCCAAGACGCTCCTTTGGTTTCATTGCCAAAGCATGCTATGCTCGATCTAGAACTCTGGTGGGAAGCAGAAATGCAGGGTTTTGCAACCACAAGTTGCGTGATACGAGTTGCTGCCGCAGCCATGTCCTTCTAAGTTAGAGGATGCTGAAATGGTTTTCACAGATTCAGCTTTACTTTACCTTACATTTTCCCAAAGAAGTTACATCAACATGAACATCAGCAACAAAAGCTagcattttataattttgagaaataCACAATTATTTAGTCTATCAATTTCCTTATTTTCCACAAACAATATCAACATCAAAACCAAACTGAAAGTAGCCTTTTCAATGTTATCAAATTGGAAATTTGATTAGCAATACAGCCATAGCTAATTTTCGGACAGGAATAACAACATCTCAAAGCATTTTATACCCTTGAAAAAATCCCAAATCAAATTAGTCTACTAATGTCTTCACTTTCCACAAAATGAAACGAAACCTAACCCTTCAATTGAAGCTtcttaaacaaattaaatcctTCATTCATGCATCGATCAATCAGTAAGACAAAAAATCCACAGATTTAACAACCAAATCACAACATACATTTCCACTAAACTCAACAAAAAACCTGTGTTCCTCAGTCAACATCCAACACTAGGCAGAAATAAAAACCCAGAGCTCACAAGAAATGGAAGAAACGAGAGATTATACACAAAAAGACagggaaaagaaaaacaaactcCGAGAAATGCAGATTACACGGTGTGAAAAGGCAGATCAAGTTTACACAGTCGAACCAACATTCTACCAGCCCAGTTTCTTATTACCTCTCTTGTAATGCTgtgggagagaaaaaaatccTTTCTTGCGCTGCGCAATGTGGTGAATGTGTTGTGCAGAGAAGGTGTATGTAAATATGACTGAGGGTTCGATGAAAACTATGCAAGTGTAGTTGAGGCTGTTGAGAAGCTTTGATAGTGCCGTTGAGTGAGCTGTTTCATTTCGGCAGATGCAGACCGCCCGAATTTACCATTTTGCCCTTGCTACAGAgaataatactaattgatcAAATTAATGTTAGAATCATTATTGcggcaaaaaataaattctgaGATAACACACGTACTACCTAGTATCGCAATATAATTTCCGCGTtgttattagagcatccgcaatggtcggctagcaaccggctagccgattcatcgcgctagccgaaccattgcaatcggcgagGACGAAATTGGCGAGCGGATCGGtgtgggctggccgatcggccagcgccgatttttgattttttttttatttttaaatcatatataaacgcgattttcgtttcattttcatttggaCCACTTGtgttaacgagttttctctctctctaactttctgtacaagagcatcatcgagcgatgagtaacgcgggtggtagcggtagtggtagtggtggggatcctgaggagtacgaacggaggatgaacgaggctatggatgcctacatgaaccgcgtgatggagcggtacatgcgtatggtggaacagcaggcgatacctcgccctccacgagttgtccaccaccgagcggtgattgatcgggatcacgtaagCTGCACATCGGCGGCTGTACGACGACTACTTTGcagagaacccgcggtttcccgccaacatgttccggcggcgttttagaatgcgcagggagttgtttatgcgcatcgttggcgcattagagcgtcgatatctgtgtttccgcttcaggcacgatgcggctggcagacccggccatacccctattcaaaagtgcacggcggcaatcgggcggttggcctacggaggcgcggcagacatgtgggatgagtacctccacatcggtgagtcgtcgCCCGAAATGTCGAAGGAGTTACGTGGGGGCATGATCGGCATTTACGGTGAGCGGTACCTTGAAGCCCTACTCCGAAGATTGTCGGGAATTTGATGcgagatgcacggggagaagcatgggttccccgggatgttaggcaaagcatagattgtatgcattaggagtggaagaactgtccgacttctggaagggggcctacacgaccggctacaagtcaaagaaccccacgataatcctcgaggccgtaggcgattaccggctgtggatcggcatgcgtattttggggtagtcgggtcgaacaacgacctcaacgtcctgaactcgtctcccctcttcaacgagaagtgccagggcgtcggtccagccgtctcttttgtggccaacggcaaccggcatgatatgggctactacttggcggatgggatatacctcggtggccggtctttgtgaagacgatccgacaaacaagtgatgaaaagaaggcctactttgcgcaacgacaggagtcggcgcgcaaagacgtggagcgcgcatttggtgtgctccggtctcgatgggcggcaattaagggtccaacgcgtttgtgggatgtcggatgcgtttccgagataatgtacgcctgcattatcccgcacaacatgatcgtcgaagacgaaggcgtacaactaACTAGTTGGGTCggtgacgatgaagccggtccaagccacggaacggccacccctagtgtacgacgggggtacctctcgatgaagccggccgcctcaaggaatttgccaacatgcgccaagtggatgctcatattcaactccaaaaggatataattgaagagttgtgggcacggaggattgcacggcgatagttttttttctttattatgcatgtaattttttttatctatgtaacttttttaaatgcaattaatgaattttcccgtatatgtgtcgtaaatttaattccgtattttaatcgtaattttaattccgtaaatgtagtatattttgaattgtttttattgcggccTTGTGctcctaaatctgatgtggcgggtggtttttttagtgttgctgacgtggcaggggagagaatggctggcctatggctggcctaagcaccattgcggatgctcttaatcAGAATTATTCCCAATAGTAGAATTATTAggagtttaattattttttttttccatgagACATTAATCCGTTATTATTCGAACAATATTTGACTTCTTActtatttgataataatactattatattaaatatttattattgtacactaaaatttataaaaaaacacaataaataataaactaaaattataaaaacaatcaaaataaaacataaattacaataattgaaatatgaaattgaaaaagaagaaggattATATGAGAAGAAAAGATGAGATTTTTTGTGTGCAAAGCTATAGCAAATATGTtgtctatttataaaaatgaaaaattataaaatttgatataatttttaaaatttattaatattatactttaaaatattactactaccaAGGTtaagagaagagagaggaactttttatataattttcttgcTTTTAATTACTTGATGGCTAGACGGTGGGCCAAAAGTGACCGATAAACATAGTCTTAggatttcttaatttattttatatttaaagagAATTGATGAGCATggtaattaatttcttaattgatGACCTTCGaccttttaaaattaattagggattcttaatttatttctttattgaaTTCTTTAACTAATTCCttatttaatgtataaatGATGCATAagtatgtttttaattttaagtatttgtTCTCTCTCCGTTTAAAAGAAGATGATTCATTTCTTAGATAACACGAAATTTTATGCAACCTTATTTTGTGTGCTAAGCGAAGAgtataaagtaagagagatagaataaagtacaGATAAAGACATTTATATTTCTAGTAATGAGCACGGGCGGATCTAGGGGGGCAGGAGGGGGCGGTCGCCCCCTCCGTGCGACTATTTTCTCCTTATCAGGATGTAAAATTACCTTGTCCACCCCCTCCATTTGCCTCCGGCGTCGCCCCGAACAACGAAAAATAATCATGTTCGCactaaatcaaatcaagctaatactatatattccgTCTCCTCTGTTTCCGAATCCTGAATCCGCCACTAgtattgagtcatttttagtTGAGAcagataaaaaatgaaaataagtcaTCTTCAGTgtgataaagaaaataatttttaatgttataataAGGTGGTTTCGTGCGAAAtagttttttcaattttaaatggataattttaaaaagtgtaAGTTATACGTTCTGACCTGAGAAGAAGCCTGAGCAGAGGACGTAGTTGTGATTTGagatttaaaaagaaaaaagaaaaagaaaacagagGAAAATGATAGTGTGGGAAGAGGCCTCACTCtcttattgaagaaaaaaaattcgacaacataaaattccaaaattataaaaaattgaagccTTGTTTAATTGAGGATCTGGGCCGGACAAACAATGAGCCCATTCCATAAAAAAGGCCCATTTAAAACTTCCGTATGCACGCACGCAACTTGTAATGGGTGAATCGGAGAGCACGTGACATCGCAACGGTCATCGATTTTTCCTCATCACATAAAATGAAGTGACGCTCTGTGATTCCGTCCATCCCTTTCTCTATAGCTTCAATTAAAACCCTAGCTTCACTGTTTCAGTGGAGCTCGACAATCAATTACTGCGTTCtaatctttcttctctttatCCACTCTATCTCGCAATTCACCTCTCAGAACTTCACATTCTCGCGAATTAACTGAATTA
The genomic region above belongs to Salvia hispanica cultivar TCC Black 2014 chromosome 3, UniMelb_Shisp_WGS_1.0, whole genome shotgun sequence and contains:
- the LOC125210931 gene encoding enoyl-[acyl-carrier-protein] reductase [NADH] 1, chloroplastic-like, coding for MAAAATRITQLVVAKPCISASHQSSRSSIACFGNETKGASWTKLRSSTFLSATQTFYKNCHSNASKSERHAVKAMAAGGDKQTLPGLPIDLRGKRAFIAGIADDNGYGWAIAKSLAAAGAEILVGTWVPALNIFETSLRRGKFDESRLLPDGSLMEITKVYPLDAVFDSPEDVPEDIKTNKRYAGSSNWTVKEVAESVKQDFGSIDILVHSLANGPEVTKPLLETSRNGYLAAISASSYSFVSLLKHFLPIINPGGATISLTYIASERIIPGYGGGMSSAKAALESDTQVLAFEAGRKHGVRVNTISAGPLGSRAAKAIGFIDMMINYSLENAPLQKELTADEVGNTAAFLSSPLASAITGAVVYVDNGLNAMGVGVDSPVFRDLDIPRAPKH